The Mesorhizobium sp. AR02 genomic interval GAATGATATCCGAATCAGCCAGCGGCACCTTGCCTTTCTTGATGGCCTGACTCAAAGTTGGCTCCTCTGCACGGTCGGGGATGCCATCCGCAGCAGACCGGGGGATGGTGTATGCTCAGAAGACTTCATTTCGAAAACTTCAAATCATGGCGTGAAGCGACTGTCGATTTCGCTCCGATTACCGCCTTCTTCGGCGCGAACTCGTCTGGCAAAAGCAGTATCATCCAGTTCCTGTTGATGCTGAAGCAAACGAAGGACTCGCCCGACCGGAACCTGGCTCTCGATTTTGGTGGTGACGACTCCCTGGTCGACTTGGGATCTTTCCCAGCCGCGGTCTACCGACACGATCTGGAATCGCGAATCCGTTGGAAACTTGATTGGTCGGCCAAGGACGAGATCAAGATTTCAGACCCGTCGGGAAAGCGAATTGACGTTCTTTTGCGAGGCAATGACCTCTCCATTTCATCGGAGGTTGGTCTTCGCAATCAAGCCGTTGTCGCAGAAGATCTGTCATACGATTTCTCGGGAGCGCACTTCGAACTCAAACGAGATCCTAACAGATCCGAGTTTCATCTGAGTGCATCAGGCGCCGACTTCCGCTTCATACGCGTTCCCGGCCGAGTGTGGACGTTGCCGGCCCCCACCAAGTCTCATGCATTTCCCGATCAGGCTCGAACCTATTATCAAAACTCGCAGTTCCTGAGTGAGTTCGAAACTGCGTATGTCCAGCAGATGGACGAAATCGTCCATCTGGGACCTCTGCGTGACTTCCCGAAGCGACAATACATTTGGGCCGGTTCCACGCCGGTCGATGTCGGACGCCGGGGCGAGCGGACAATCGACGCGATTCTGGCGGCCACAGCACACAACGAGGAGCGCAACGTCAAACCCAAGTCGCGCCTACGACCGTTTCAGGAGATGGTCGCTTGGTGGCTCAAAGAAATGGGCCTCATTGAGAGCTTCGAGGTAAAGGAAGTTGCGGCAGGATCAGGCCTATATCGCGCCTTCGTCCGACGCGACTCGAAATCTGCCGAGACGCTGATAACAGACGTCGGCTTCGGCATCTCGCAAATAT includes:
- a CDS encoding AAA family ATPase, translating into MLRRLHFENFKSWREATVDFAPITAFFGANSSGKSSIIQFLLMLKQTKDSPDRNLALDFGGDDSLVDLGSFPAAVYRHDLESRIRWKLDWSAKDEIKISDPSGKRIDVLLRGNDLSISSEVGLRNQAVVAEDLSYDFSGAHFELKRDPNRSEFHLSASGADFRFIRVPGRVWTLPAPTKSHAFPDQARTYYQNSQFLSEFETAYVQQMDEIVHLGPLRDFPKRQYIWAGSTPVDVGRRGERTIDAILAATAHNEERNVKPKSRLRPFQEMVAWWLKEMGLIESFEVKEVAAGSGLYRAFVRRDSKSAETLITDVGFGISQILPALVLLYYAPKGSTVILEQPEIHLHPAVQSAFADVIITASKVRGIQIIIESHSEHILQRILRRIAEGAKSNYPELTPRDVKMYFTQSKNGASSLEPLEVNLFGSIENWAIIGLTYQGIKSYDSW